In a genomic window of Bradyrhizobium ontarionense:
- the aqpZ gene encoding aquaporin Z codes for MNGNGNRLVAEAIGTFWLTFGGCGSAVIAAGVPDVGIGMLGVALAFGLTVLTMAYAIGHISGCHLNPAVTVGLACGGRFPTSLIVPYIIAQVVGAIVAAAVLYAIASGAPDFSLAGGFAANGYAEHSPGKYGLGACLLTEFVLTMMFLFVIMGSTHGKAPAGFAPIAIGLALTLIHLISIHVTNTSVNPARSTGPALFVGGWALAQLWLFWVAPLLGGAAGGFLYSWLSPEPAGDVTGQSVIERSA; via the coding sequence ATGAACGGCAACGGCAATAGGCTCGTGGCGGAGGCGATCGGCACCTTCTGGCTCACATTCGGCGGCTGTGGCAGTGCGGTGATCGCTGCTGGGGTGCCTGATGTCGGGATCGGCATGCTTGGCGTGGCCCTCGCTTTCGGTCTCACGGTGCTGACCATGGCCTACGCGATCGGGCACATCTCCGGCTGTCATCTCAATCCGGCGGTGACGGTGGGGCTGGCCTGCGGCGGCCGGTTTCCGACCAGCCTGATCGTGCCCTACATCATCGCGCAGGTCGTCGGCGCGATCGTCGCAGCTGCGGTGCTGTATGCGATCGCCAGCGGTGCCCCGGACTTCAGTCTCGCCGGCGGCTTTGCCGCCAACGGCTATGCCGAGCATTCGCCCGGCAAATACGGGCTCGGCGCCTGCCTGCTCACCGAGTTCGTGCTGACCATGATGTTCCTGTTCGTCATCATGGGGTCGACCCACGGCAAGGCACCGGCCGGATTTGCCCCGATCGCGATCGGTCTCGCCCTGACGCTCATTCACCTCATCAGCATTCATGTGACCAACACGTCGGTGAACCCGGCGCGCAGCACCGGGCCGGCGCTGTTCGTGGGCGGCTGGGCGCTGGCGCAGCTCTGGCTGTTCTGGGTGGCGCCGCTGCTCGGCGGCGCGGCCGGCGGCTTCCTCTATAGCTGGCTCAGCCCGGAGCCGGCCGGCGATGTGACAGGTCAGAGCGTGATCGAGAGGAGTGCGTAG
- a CDS encoding DUF3990 domain-containing protein, with protein MAWSNAPARVYHGTTLANAQLIVSHGINPRAGRGAADFGQGFYVTTTLHQAQQWANQKVRNLPSHATGVAAVLSYDMDRDLAAACEHLTFVLADSDYHDFVLFNRLGSATHGRSGGTAYELVHGPVAAFPQSITYANCDQICCIGANAVAALGAPVGGIATGNPLFP; from the coding sequence GTGGCTTGGAGCAACGCACCGGCGCGGGTCTATCACGGGACGACGCTGGCGAATGCGCAGCTGATCGTGAGCCATGGCATCAACCCGCGCGCCGGACGCGGCGCCGCCGATTTCGGCCAGGGCTTCTATGTCACCACGACGCTGCATCAGGCCCAGCAATGGGCCAATCAGAAGGTGAGAAACCTGCCGTCCCACGCCACCGGCGTCGCGGCGGTGCTGAGCTACGACATGGACCGGGATCTGGCTGCGGCCTGCGAGCATCTCACCTTCGTCCTGGCCGATAGCGACTATCATGATTTCGTGCTATTCAATCGGCTCGGAAGTGCGACGCATGGCCGGAGCGGAGGCACTGCTTACGAGCTTGTCCATGGCCCCGTCGCGGCATTTCCGCAGTCGATCACCTACGCCAATTGCGATCAGATCTGCTGCATCGGGGCCAACGCGGTCGCCGCGCTGGGCGCGCCGGTCGGCGGCATCGCGACCGGCAATCCGCTGTTCCCGTGA
- a CDS encoding flagellar basal body rod protein FlgC, whose amino-acid sequence MSSIATIAVSGMNAASRRLEVSASNVANARSTGALPDANGTLPANAPKAYSPLELVQSDVAGGGTQTTVTTASSATSASYDPTAPFANKDGLVAAPNVDLAQEMISQLVAKYSFAANARVLTASDEMSRTVIDMKV is encoded by the coding sequence ATGAGCAGCATCGCCACCATCGCAGTCTCCGGCATGAACGCGGCGTCGCGCCGGCTCGAGGTCTCCGCCTCGAACGTCGCGAATGCCAGGAGCACGGGTGCGCTGCCCGACGCCAACGGCACGCTGCCGGCGAACGCGCCGAAAGCCTATTCGCCGCTCGAGCTGGTGCAAAGCGATGTAGCCGGCGGCGGCACGCAGACCACCGTCACCACCGCAAGCTCCGCGACGTCGGCGAGCTACGATCCGACGGCTCCCTTCGCCAACAAGGACGGCCTGGTCGCCGCGCCCAATGTCGATCTCGCGCAGGAGATGATCAGCCAGTTGGTCGCCAAGTACAGCTTCGCGGCCAATGCGCGCGTGCTGACGGCGAGCGACGAGATGAGCCGGACCGTGATCGACATGAAGGTGTGA
- a CDS encoding sugar-binding transcriptional regulator, whose translation MAGSDSEKSRLDDAARAGWLYFIAGHTQDEIARMLQVSRASAQRLVSLCLAERLITFRLEHPIASCMALAARLKERFALVHCEVVPTDPAAPAGAAGIAERCANLLETTLRTETPVIIALGTGRAVRAAVERVSPIDRPEHQIVSLVGNILADGSASFFDTVGRLADRTGARHYPMPLPFLMGSEDERDRMVRLDAIAKVKAVADKADLKLVGIGQMDQKAQMHVDGFVTRDELTEMMRLGAIGEITGWAYDAGGRVIAGGTNRRLTSIPPEVPARAMTIAAALGPAKIPAIRAALIGRLINGLITDEATARAILA comes from the coding sequence ATGGCGGGCAGCGATAGCGAAAAATCACGGCTCGACGACGCCGCTCGCGCCGGCTGGCTCTATTTCATCGCCGGCCACACCCAGGACGAGATCGCCCGGATGCTCCAGGTGTCGCGCGCCTCGGCGCAGCGGCTGGTCTCGCTGTGTCTGGCCGAGCGGCTGATCACGTTCCGGCTCGAGCATCCCATCGCCTCCTGCATGGCGCTGGCGGCCCGGCTCAAGGAACGCTTCGCGCTGGTGCATTGCGAGGTGGTGCCGACCGACCCGGCCGCGCCCGCCGGCGCCGCCGGCATTGCCGAGCGCTGCGCCAACCTGCTCGAAACCACTTTGCGCACCGAGACGCCCGTCATCATCGCGCTCGGCACCGGCCGTGCCGTGCGCGCCGCGGTCGAGCGCGTCTCGCCGATCGACCGGCCCGAACACCAGATCGTCTCGCTGGTCGGCAACATCCTGGCAGACGGCTCGGCGAGCTTCTTTGATACTGTGGGGCGCCTCGCCGACCGCACCGGCGCGCGGCACTATCCGATGCCGCTGCCGTTCCTGATGGGCTCGGAGGACGAGCGCGACCGCATGGTCCGGCTCGACGCGATCGCCAAGGTCAAGGCGGTGGCCGACAAGGCCGACCTGAAGCTGGTCGGCATCGGGCAGATGGACCAGAAGGCGCAGATGCATGTCGACGGCTTCGTCACCCGCGACGAGCTCACCGAAATGATGCGGCTCGGCGCCATCGGTGAGATCACCGGCTGGGCCTATGATGCCGGGGGCCGGGTGATCGCCGGCGGCACCAACCGGCGGCTCACCAGCATTCCGCCCGAGGTGCCGGCCCGTGCGATGACGATCGCCGCGGCGCTTGGTCCGGCCAAGATCCCGGCGATCCGGGCAGCTTTGATTGGGCGGCTGATCAACGGCTTGATCACCGACGAGGCCACGGCGCGCGCCATTCTGGCGTAA
- a CDS encoding ABC transporter substrate-binding protein — MGAAALLTAAPAMAETSLTIATVNNGDMIRMQGLTSEFTKANPDISVKWVTLEENMLRQRVTTDIATKGGQFDVLTIGTYEVPIWAKKNWLVPLDKLGADYDVGDILPKIKDAVSVDGKLYAAPFYGESSMVMYRTDLFDKAGLKMPESPTWDFVIDAAKKLTDKQGGVFGICLRGKAGWGENMAFLTAMSNSFGARWFDEKWQPQFNTPEWKKTLSTYVDLMKEAGPPGASSNGFNENLALFNSGKCAMWIDATVAASFVTNPKDSKVADKVGFALAPNTGLGKNANWLWAWSLAVPAGSQKVEAAEKFIAWATSKDYLKLVASKDGWANVPPGTRTSLYKNEEYLKVAPFAKLTLASIDAADPNKPTVKPVPYVGVQYAAIPEFQGIGTAVGQQFSAALAGSMTVDAALAAAQSSTEREMKRAGYIK, encoded by the coding sequence ATGGGCGCCGCCGCGCTGCTGACCGCCGCGCCCGCAATGGCCGAGACCAGCCTGACCATCGCCACCGTCAACAATGGCGACATGATCAGGATGCAGGGCCTGACGAGCGAATTCACCAAGGCCAATCCCGACATCTCCGTGAAATGGGTGACCCTGGAAGAAAACATGCTGCGCCAGCGCGTCACCACCGACATCGCCACCAAGGGCGGCCAGTTCGACGTCCTCACCATCGGCACCTACGAGGTGCCGATCTGGGCCAAGAAGAACTGGCTGGTGCCGCTCGACAAGCTCGGCGCCGACTACGACGTGGGCGACATCCTGCCGAAGATCAAGGATGCGGTGTCGGTCGACGGCAAGCTCTATGCGGCGCCGTTCTACGGCGAGAGCTCGATGGTGATGTACCGCACCGACCTGTTCGACAAGGCCGGGCTGAAGATGCCGGAGAGCCCGACCTGGGACTTCGTGATCGACGCCGCCAAGAAGCTCACCGACAAGCAGGGCGGCGTGTTCGGTATCTGCCTGCGCGGCAAGGCCGGCTGGGGCGAGAACATGGCATTCCTGACCGCGATGTCGAACTCGTTCGGCGCGCGCTGGTTCGACGAGAAATGGCAGCCGCAGTTCAACACGCCGGAATGGAAGAAGACGCTGTCGACCTATGTCGACCTGATGAAGGAAGCCGGCCCTCCCGGCGCCAGCTCCAACGGCTTCAACGAGAACCTCGCGCTGTTCAACTCGGGCAAATGCGCGATGTGGATCGATGCGACGGTTGCTGCCTCGTTCGTGACCAACCCGAAGGACTCCAAGGTCGCCGACAAGGTTGGCTTCGCGTTGGCGCCGAACACCGGCCTCGGCAAGAACGCCAACTGGCTGTGGGCGTGGAGCCTCGCGGTCCCCGCCGGCTCGCAGAAGGTCGAGGCGGCCGAGAAGTTCATCGCCTGGGCGACCAGCAAGGACTATCTCAAGCTGGTGGCATCCAAGGACGGCTGGGCCAACGTGCCGCCAGGCACCCGCACCTCGCTCTACAAGAACGAGGAGTACCTGAAGGTCGCGCCGTTCGCCAAGCTGACGCTCGCCTCGATCGATGCCGCCGATCCGAACAAGCCGACGGTGAAGCCGGTGCCGTATGTCGGCGTGCAGTATGCCGCCATTCCTGAGTTCCAGGGCATCGGCACGGCGGTCGGACAGCAGTTCTCCGCTGCGCTCGCCGGCTCGATGACGGTCGATGCGGCACTCGCGGCGGCACAGTCCTCCACCGAACGCGAGATGAAGCGCGCCGGCTACATCAAATAG
- a CDS encoding carbohydrate ABC transporter permease, whose translation MATRQTQILARALLSPAVILLFIWMIVPLALTVYFSTLHYSLLDPGSESFVGLENFEYFLTDPAFLASLQNTLVLVGSVLLLTIGLGIPLAILLDQPVIGRNIIRLMVIAPFFVMPTVSALVWKNLLMHPVSGLFAWIATSLGMTPIDWFTDAPLLAVIFIVAWQWLPFATLILLTALQSLDEEQKEAAEMDGASAVSRFIYLTVPHLARPITVVILIETIFLLTVFAEIFVTTGGGPGLQTTNIAFLVYSQALIQFDVGTASAGGLVAVVIANIVAFFLVRIVGRNLEA comes from the coding sequence ATGGCCACCAGACAGACGCAAATCCTGGCCCGCGCGCTGCTGTCGCCCGCGGTCATCCTGCTGTTCATCTGGATGATCGTGCCGCTGGCGCTGACGGTCTACTTCTCGACCCTGCACTACAGCCTGCTCGATCCCGGCTCGGAGAGCTTCGTCGGCCTGGAGAATTTCGAGTACTTCCTCACCGACCCCGCCTTCCTCGCCTCGCTGCAGAACACGCTCGTCCTGGTCGGCTCGGTGCTGCTGCTCACGATCGGCCTCGGCATTCCCCTGGCGATCCTGCTCGACCAGCCGGTGATCGGCCGCAACATCATCCGCCTGATGGTGATCGCGCCGTTCTTCGTGATGCCGACCGTCAGCGCGCTGGTGTGGAAGAACCTGCTGATGCACCCCGTGTCCGGCCTGTTCGCGTGGATCGCGACCTCGCTCGGGATGACGCCGATCGACTGGTTCACCGACGCCCCGCTGCTCGCCGTCATCTTCATCGTCGCCTGGCAGTGGCTGCCGTTCGCGACCCTGATCCTGTTGACCGCGCTGCAGTCGCTCGACGAGGAACAGAAGGAGGCGGCCGAGATGGACGGCGCCAGCGCGGTGTCGCGCTTCATCTATCTGACCGTGCCGCATCTGGCGCGCCCGATCACGGTGGTGATCCTGATCGAGACCATCTTCCTGCTCACCGTGTTCGCCGAGATCTTCGTCACGACAGGCGGCGGGCCTGGATTGCAGACCACCAACATCGCCTTCCTGGTCTATTCGCAGGCGCTGATCCAGTTCGATGTCGGCACCGCCTCGGCGGGCGGCCTCGTTGCTGTCGTCATCGCCAACATCGTCGCCTTCTTCCTGGTCCGCATCGTCGGCCGCAATCTGGAGGCGTGA
- a CDS encoding carbohydrate ABC transporter permease yields the protein MARKVTGRHVVISTVAAWLAGFVIFFPILWMVLASFKTELEAFATPPSFLFFHWTTENYATVQERSDYLHHALNSLIVAGGSTLIAMLIAIPAAWSMAFSPTKRTKDILLWMLSTKMMPPVGVLVPIYLIYKNMGLLDTRSGLVFILCLGNLPIVIWMLFTYFKEIPKDILEAARMDGATIGRELIYVLTPMAIPGLASTMLLNLILAWNEAFWTLNLSTLNAAPLTTFIASYSSPEGLFWARLSAASTLAIAPILIIGWFSQKQLVRGLTFGAVK from the coding sequence ATGGCGCGCAAGGTCACCGGACGTCATGTCGTGATCTCGACGGTAGCCGCGTGGCTCGCCGGGTTCGTGATCTTCTTCCCGATCCTGTGGATGGTGCTGGCGAGCTTCAAGACCGAGCTAGAGGCGTTCGCGACGCCGCCATCGTTCCTGTTCTTCCACTGGACCACCGAGAACTACGCCACCGTGCAGGAGCGCAGCGACTACCTGCATCACGCACTGAACTCGCTGATCGTCGCCGGCGGATCGACCTTGATTGCGATGTTGATCGCGATTCCCGCGGCATGGTCGATGGCGTTCTCGCCGACCAAGCGCACCAAGGACATCCTGCTCTGGATGCTCTCGACCAAGATGATGCCGCCGGTCGGCGTGCTCGTTCCGATCTACCTGATCTACAAGAACATGGGGCTGCTCGACACCCGCAGCGGGCTGGTCTTCATCCTGTGCCTCGGCAATCTGCCGATCGTGATCTGGATGCTGTTCACCTACTTCAAGGAGATCCCGAAGGACATCCTGGAAGCGGCGCGGATGGACGGCGCCACGATCGGCCGCGAGCTGATCTACGTGCTGACGCCGATGGCGATTCCCGGGCTGGCCTCGACCATGCTGCTCAACCTGATCCTGGCCTGGAACGAGGCGTTCTGGACCTTGAACCTGTCGACCCTGAATGCGGCGCCGCTGACGACCTTCATCGCCTCCTATTCGAGCCCGGAAGGCCTGTTCTGGGCGCGGCTGTCGGCGGCCTCCACGCTCGCGATCGCGCCGATCCTGATCATCGGCTGGTTCAGCCAGAAGCAGCTCGTGCGCGGGCTGACCTTCGGCGCAGTGAAATAA
- a CDS encoding ABC transporter ATP-binding protein: protein MGRITLEGVQKSFGPVHIIKGADLDIPDGAFVVFVGPSGCGKTTLLRLIAGLEDVTGGRILIDDLNVVDVPPAKRGLSMVFQSYALYPHMSVRGNIAFGLKMAGLPKAEINQKVEAAAATLNLTPYLDRKPRELSGGQRQRVAIGRAIVREPKAFLFDEPLSNLDAALRVQMRLEVTRLQKQLGTTAIYVTHDQVEAMTMADKIVVLNAGRIEQYGSPIELYQRPANLFVAGFIGSPKMNLITGAEAERRGAVTIGVRPEHVGIVDEGGEGWRGKVVIAEHLGSDTFLYVDAGLLGTLTVRVVGEKRLSAGDEVTLRPEPNRIYRFDANGNSIFA from the coding sequence ATGGGACGGATCACGCTTGAAGGTGTGCAGAAATCGTTCGGACCCGTCCACATCATCAAGGGCGCCGATCTCGACATCCCCGATGGTGCCTTCGTGGTGTTCGTCGGCCCGTCCGGCTGCGGCAAGACCACGCTGCTGCGGCTGATCGCAGGGCTGGAGGACGTCACGGGCGGCCGCATCCTGATCGATGATTTGAACGTCGTTGACGTGCCGCCGGCCAAGCGCGGCCTGTCGATGGTGTTCCAGTCCTACGCGCTCTATCCGCATATGAGCGTGCGCGGCAACATCGCCTTCGGTCTCAAGATGGCCGGGCTGCCCAAGGCCGAAATCAATCAGAAGGTCGAGGCGGCGGCTGCCACCTTGAACCTCACGCCCTATCTCGACCGCAAGCCGCGCGAGCTCTCCGGCGGCCAGCGCCAGCGCGTCGCGATCGGCCGCGCCATCGTGCGCGAGCCCAAGGCGTTCCTGTTCGACGAGCCGCTGTCCAATCTCGACGCCGCGCTGCGCGTGCAGATGCGGCTCGAGGTGACGCGGCTGCAGAAGCAGCTCGGCACCACGGCGATCTACGTGACCCACGACCAGGTCGAGGCCATGACCATGGCCGACAAGATTGTGGTGCTGAACGCCGGCCGCATCGAGCAATATGGCTCGCCGATCGAGCTCTACCAGCGGCCGGCCAATCTGTTCGTCGCCGGCTTCATCGGCTCGCCGAAGATGAACTTGATCACCGGCGCAGAGGCCGAACGGCGCGGCGCCGTCACGATCGGCGTAAGACCCGAGCATGTCGGCATCGTCGACGAGGGCGGCGAGGGCTGGCGCGGCAAGGTCGTGATCGCGGAGCATCTCGGCAGCGACACCTTTCTCTATGTCGATGCAGGCCTGCTCGGCACGCTCACGGTGCGCGTTGTCGGCGAAAAACGCCTCAGCGCCGGCGACGAGGTGACGCTGCGGCCGGAGCCGAACCGGATCTATCGCTTCGATGCCAACGGCAATTCGATCTTCGCATGA
- a CDS encoding SDR family NAD(P)-dependent oxidoreductase, with the protein MYLEKFKLNGKTALVTGGGQGIGLACVEALAEAGARVVIADRDAKAAADGQAAMKAKGLDTETALMDVTNSAQVTAVADDLVARYGKVDILVNNAGIARSETPAETVTDEHWLNVLDVNLNGTFWCCRAFGKHMLTAKSGSIVNIGSMSGFIVNKPQEQCFYNASKAAVHHLTKSLAAEWGARGIRVNAVAPTYIETPLNAFVKSNPRMYDAWIGGTPMGRMGQVEEIASVVLFLASEAASLMTGSVVVVDGGYTCW; encoded by the coding sequence ATGTATCTGGAAAAATTCAAACTGAACGGCAAGACCGCGTTGGTCACCGGCGGCGGGCAGGGCATCGGCCTCGCCTGCGTGGAGGCGCTGGCGGAGGCAGGCGCCCGTGTCGTGATCGCCGATCGCGATGCCAAGGCGGCGGCGGACGGGCAGGCGGCGATGAAAGCCAAAGGCCTGGACACCGAGACCGCGCTGATGGACGTCACCAATTCGGCGCAGGTCACGGCGGTCGCCGACGATCTGGTCGCGCGTTACGGCAAGGTCGACATTCTCGTCAATAACGCCGGCATTGCGCGCAGCGAGACGCCGGCCGAGACCGTGACCGACGAGCACTGGCTCAACGTGCTCGACGTCAATCTCAACGGCACGTTCTGGTGCTGCCGCGCCTTCGGCAAGCACATGCTGACGGCCAAGAGCGGCAGCATCGTCAACATCGGCTCGATGTCCGGCTTCATCGTCAACAAGCCGCAGGAGCAGTGCTTCTACAACGCCTCGAAGGCCGCAGTGCATCATCTGACCAAGTCGCTGGCGGCCGAATGGGGCGCGCGTGGCATCCGGGTCAACGCCGTCGCGCCGACCTATATCGAGACGCCGCTCAACGCCTTCGTGAAGAGCAATCCGCGCATGTACGACGCCTGGATCGGTGGAACCCCGATGGGGCGCATGGGGCAGGTCGAGGAGATCGCCTCGGTGGTGCTGTTCCTGGCCTCGGAGGCGGCAAGTTTGATGACCGGCAGCGTCGTCGTTGTCGATGGCGGCTACACTTGCTGGTAA
- a CDS encoding FGGY-family carbohydrate kinase, giving the protein MQAFVGVDVGTTSTRAGVFDEAGRLLAAARHPIRTWHEAGDVVEQSSDDIWRACCAAVKAALAEAAIAPDLIKGIGFDATCSLVVLDREGAPLTVSGSGDAQRNVIVWMDHRALAEARDINATEDEVLRYVGGSISPEMEMPKLLWLKRHLRTSFDAAGHFFDLADFLTFRATGSLARSMCTVTCKWNYLAHETCWSAAYFRRIGLDDFVAENYARIGTEIVAPGTALGHGLSRDAAKELGLVAGTPVGAALIDAHAGGIGAIGGRAADGGEVEVCDRLAYIMGTSACIMATTRAPSFVPGVWGPYYQGMVPGLWLNEGGQSAAGAAIDHLLRSHPASAEATAAARAEGLDVISFLEKRIMARTNGAGVAALLARDLHILPEFLGNRSPYADPASRAVIAGLDLDADIGAMERLLVAGLCGLAYGLADVIDAFAANGVTSRTLVMAGGASRSPLVRQIMADTTGLTVALPGTQEPVLLGAAMLGAVAGGAFRSIGDTMASMSTLGRLSDPTDPGVAAFHRRKRRIHGLLRTLDRESRSVMHGAAGEA; this is encoded by the coding sequence ATGCAGGCCTTTGTCGGTGTCGATGTCGGCACAACCAGCACGCGTGCCGGAGTTTTCGATGAGGCCGGCCGCCTGCTTGCCGCGGCGCGGCATCCGATCCGGACCTGGCACGAGGCCGGCGACGTCGTCGAGCAATCCTCCGACGACATCTGGCGCGCCTGTTGCGCCGCTGTCAAAGCCGCGCTGGCGGAAGCCGCCATCGCGCCGGACCTGATCAAGGGCATCGGCTTCGACGCAACCTGCTCGCTGGTGGTGCTCGACCGGGAAGGCGCGCCGCTGACCGTCAGCGGTTCCGGTGATGCCCAACGCAACGTCATCGTGTGGATGGATCACCGCGCGCTGGCCGAGGCGCGCGATATCAATGCGACCGAGGACGAGGTGCTGCGCTATGTCGGCGGCTCGATCTCGCCGGAAATGGAGATGCCGAAGCTCTTGTGGTTGAAGCGGCATCTGCGGACGAGCTTCGACGCCGCCGGGCACTTCTTCGACCTCGCCGATTTTCTCACCTTTCGTGCGACGGGCTCGCTGGCACGCTCGATGTGCACGGTCACCTGCAAGTGGAACTATCTCGCCCACGAGACGTGCTGGAGTGCGGCGTACTTCCGCCGAATCGGGCTCGACGATTTCGTCGCGGAGAATTATGCGCGGATCGGCACCGAGATCGTTGCACCGGGCACGGCGCTCGGCCACGGGCTGTCGCGGGACGCGGCGAAGGAGCTTGGGCTCGTGGCGGGCACGCCGGTCGGCGCCGCGCTGATCGACGCCCACGCCGGCGGCATCGGCGCGATCGGCGGCCGCGCGGCTGACGGTGGTGAGGTTGAGGTCTGCGACCGCCTCGCCTACATCATGGGGACATCGGCCTGTATCATGGCCACGACGCGGGCGCCGTCCTTCGTGCCGGGCGTGTGGGGCCCTTATTATCAGGGCATGGTGCCCGGGCTCTGGCTCAACGAGGGCGGCCAGTCCGCCGCGGGCGCTGCGATCGATCATCTGCTGCGCTCGCATCCGGCGTCTGCCGAGGCGACCGCTGCGGCCCGCGCCGAGGGGCTTGATGTCATCAGCTTCCTCGAGAAGCGGATCATGGCGCGCACCAACGGCGCCGGTGTTGCTGCGCTGCTCGCGCGCGACCTCCATATCCTCCCCGAGTTCCTGGGCAACCGCTCGCCCTATGCCGATCCGGCCTCGCGCGCCGTCATCGCGGGCCTCGATCTCGACGCTGATATCGGCGCGATGGAGCGGCTGCTCGTGGCCGGGCTGTGCGGGCTCGCGTACGGCCTGGCCGACGTGATCGACGCCTTCGCCGCCAACGGCGTGACCAGCCGGACCCTGGTCATGGCTGGCGGCGCCTCGCGCAGTCCGCTGGTGCGCCAGATCATGGCCGATACGACCGGGCTGACGGTGGCGCTGCCGGGCACCCAGGAACCGGTGCTGCTGGGTGCGGCCATGCTTGGCGCGGTCGCCGGCGGCGCCTTCCGCTCGATCGGCGACACGATGGCCTCGATGTCCACGCTCGGCCGCCTCAGCGACCCGACCGATCCAGGCGTCGCCGCCTTCCATCGCCGCAAGCGGCGCATCCATGGCCTGCTGCGGACGCTTGATCGCGAGAGCCGTTCCGTGATGCATGGGGCCGCTGGGGAGGCATGA
- a CDS encoding carbohydrate kinase family protein produces MILSCGDALIDFVPARLADGRDVLRPVVGGSCLNVAVGVARLGAPTGFVGGISTDLFGAMIAAHAQESDVDLGYTTRSSDQTTLAFVRHVGGEAQYAFYDAETAARKWTWQPDSIPFANIDAIHVGSTTLIHDQGAGETRALIGAAGGAVTISFDPNCRPNLVQDKAAYRARMDEFAASADLIKMSDVDFEYLHGHDDYAARADALLARGTHLFVVTRGPKGALGWHAGAGMVEVAAPAIDVVDTIGAGDSFQAGLLFALNKLGRLGKSGLEALTTVQLRRVLAFAAACAAVTCAREGADPPRWGEMATTWADLD; encoded by the coding sequence ATGATCCTGAGTTGCGGCGATGCGCTGATCGATTTCGTCCCGGCCAGACTGGCCGACGGGCGCGATGTCTTGCGGCCGGTGGTCGGCGGCTCCTGCCTGAACGTTGCGGTCGGAGTGGCGCGCCTGGGCGCGCCGACCGGATTCGTCGGCGGGATCTCGACCGACCTGTTCGGCGCCATGATCGCAGCGCATGCGCAAGAGTCGGACGTCGACCTCGGCTACACCACCCGCAGCTCCGACCAGACCACGCTGGCCTTCGTCCGCCATGTCGGCGGCGAGGCGCAGTATGCCTTCTACGACGCGGAAACGGCGGCGCGGAAATGGACCTGGCAGCCGGACAGCATTCCCTTTGCAAACATTGATGCCATCCATGTCGGCTCGACCACGCTGATCCACGATCAGGGCGCCGGAGAGACCCGTGCCTTGATCGGCGCAGCCGGCGGCGCGGTGACGATCTCCTTCGATCCGAACTGCCGGCCGAACCTCGTGCAGGACAAGGCAGCCTATCGCGCTCGGATGGACGAATTTGCCGCGTCCGCGGACCTGATCAAGATGTCGGATGTCGATTTCGAGTATTTGCATGGGCACGACGATTATGCGGCGCGTGCCGACGCTCTGCTGGCGCGCGGCACGCACCTGTTCGTGGTCACCCGCGGCCCCAAGGGCGCGCTGGGCTGGCATGCCGGTGCGGGAATGGTCGAGGTCGCGGCTCCCGCCATCGACGTCGTCGACACGATCGGGGCCGGCGACAGCTTCCAGGCCGGGCTCCTGTTCGCGCTGAATAAGCTCGGCCGGTTGGGCAAGAGCGGGCTCGAGGCGCTCACCACGGTCCAACTGCGTCGCGTCCTCGCCTTCGCCGCCGCGTGCGCAGCCGTGACTTGCGCGCGCGAAGGCGCCGACCCGCCGCGCTGGGGCGAGATGGCCACGACCTGGGCCGACCTCGACTGA